A single region of the Winslowiella toletana genome encodes:
- a CDS encoding YbdD/YjiX family protein yields the protein MPDAIHARRALTGVPQLLRCHRLITAPPPAEPLSLRLIVKRLAQCFRLMVGVQDYQNYLRHMQAQHPLTPPMSERDFHRYCLEARFPSKAGKLGKCPC from the coding sequence ATGCCTGATGCTATCCATGCGCGTCGAGCGCTGACCGGCGTGCCGCAGCTGCTTCGCTGCCACCGGTTAATCACGGCGCCACCACCAGCCGAGCCGTTATCGCTAAGGTTAATCGTTAAACGGCTGGCGCAATGTTTTCGTCTGATGGTCGGCGTACAGGACTATCAAAATTATCTGCGCCATATGCAGGCGCAGCATCCGCTGACCCCACCCATGAGTGAGCGTGACTTTCATCGCTACTGCCTGGAAGCACGTTTCCCCAGCAAAGCGGGAAAACTGGGTAAGTGCCCCTGCTAA